A genomic segment from Salvelinus alpinus chromosome 8, SLU_Salpinus.1, whole genome shotgun sequence encodes:
- the snw1 gene encoding SNW domain-containing protein 1 — protein MSLTSFLPAPTQLSQDQLESEERARAQRSHSTALVSSRKEPPPYGYRKSWVPRSLEDFGDGGAFPEIHVAQFPLEMGRKKKTSNALAVQVDAEGKIKYDAIARQGQGKDKVIFSKYTDLLPKEVLNDDAPELQKPDEEAVKELTEKTRDALMKQVSQKIAAAMPVRAADKQAPAQYIRYTPSQQGVAFNSGAKQRVIRMVEMQKDPMEPPRFKINKKIPRGPPSPPAPVMHSPSRKMTVKEQQEWKIPPCISNWKNAKGYTIPLDKRLAADGRGLQTVHINENFAKLAEALYIADRKAREAVEMRAQVEKKMAQKEKEKKEEKLRELAQMARDRRAGIKGHGGDKGGEDGEARERDEIRHDRRKERQHDRNISRAAPDKRSKLQRDQDRDVSELIALGQPNPRASSEAQYDQRLFNQSKGMDSGFAGGEDEMYNVYDQPFRRGSDMAQNIYRPTKSSDKDMYGDDLDTLMQSSKFVPDREFSGTDHGPRRDGPVQFEEDPFGLDKFLEEAKQHGGSKRPSTSRGSKDYDHDKKRRKE, from the exons atgtcGCTTACGAG CTTTCTACCTGCGCCGACCCAGCTGTCCCAGGACCAGTTGGAGTCAGAGGAGAGAGCCCGGGCACAGAGGTCCCACTCCACCGCCCTGGTCTCCTCCCGCAAAGAACCCCCTCCCTACGGCTACAGGAAGAGCTGGGTGCCACGCTCTCTGGAG GACTTTGGAGATGGCGGTGCCTTCCCTGAGATCCACGTGGCCCAGTTCCCTCTGGAGATGGGCAGGAAGAAAAAGACATCCAATGCCCTGGCAGTTCAGGTGGATGCTGAAGGCAAGATCAAATACGATGCCATCGCCAGACAGGGACAGGGCAAGGACAAA GTGATCTTCAGTAAGTACACAGACCTGCTTCCTAAGGAAGTGCTGAACGATGATGCTCCTGAGCTGCAGAAGCCTGACGAGGAGGCTGTCAAAGAGCTGACGGAGAAGACCCGCGATGCTCTGATGAAGCAGGTCTCTCAGAAGATCGCTGCAGCCATGCCTGTGAGGGCAGCAGACAAACAGGCCCCTGCACAGTACATCAG GTACACTCCTTCCCAGCAGGGTGTGGCCTTCAACTCCGGGGCCAAACAGAGGGTCATTCGTATGGTGGAGATGCAGAAGGACCCCATGGAGCCCCCACGCTTCAA GATCAACAAGAAGATTCCTCGtggtcctccctcccctcctgcaCCAGTCATGCACTCTCCCAGCAGAAAG ATGACTGTCAAGGAGCAACAGGAGTGGAAGATTCCCCCCTGTATTTCAAACTGGAAGAACGCAAAG GGTTACACCATCCCACTGGACAAGCGTCTGGCTGCGGACGGTAGAGGACTGCAGACCGTTCACATCAACGAGAACTTTGCCAAACTGGCCGAGGCGCTCTACATTGCTGACAGAAAG GCCAGAGAGGCTGTGGAGATGAGAGCCCAGGTGGAGAAGAAGATGGcccagaaagagaaggagaagaaggaggagaagctCAGAGAGCTGGCTCAGATGGCCCGAGACCGCAGGGCAGGGATCAAAGGTCACGGAGGGGACAAAG GTGGAGAGGACGGTGAGGCCAGAGAGCGTGACGAGATCCGTCATGAcaggagaaaagagagacagcACGACAGGAACATCTCCAGAGCTGCCCCTGATAAGAG GTCGAAGCTGCAGAGAGACCAGGACAGAGATGTCAGTGAGCTCATCGCTCTGGGCCAGCCCAACCCTAGAGCCTCCAGCGAGGCTCAGTACGACCAGAGACTGTTTAACCAGAGCAAG ggtATGGACAGTGGTTTTGCCGGTGGGGAGGATGAGATGTACAACGTGTACGACCAGCCGTTCAGGAGAGGCAGCGACATGGCCCAGAACATCTACAGGCCCACCAAGAGCTCTGACAAGGATATGTATGGGGACGACCTGGACACACTCATGCAGAGCAGCAA GTTTGTTCCGGACCGTGAGTTCTCTGGTACGGACCACGGTCCTCGTCGTGACGGCCCTGTCCAGTTTGAGGAGGATCCGTTCGGTCTGGACAAGTTTTTGGAGGAGGCGAAGCAACATGGCGGCTCCAAGAGACCCTCCACCAGTAGAGGCTCCAAGGACTACGACCACGACAAGAAACGCAGGAAGGAGTGA